In Candidatus Methylomirabilota bacterium, the following are encoded in one genomic region:
- a CDS encoding SAM-dependent methyltransferase codes for MREGHASRTAEHNALFRALESSLPERQRLFTDPLARAFLTWPFALVARLAGLPVLRKFPPWFIDTRWPGVRSSVVARTRLIDDTIAASLGEHPEQLVILGAGFDSRAYRLPGLGGITVFEVDHPDTQTTKRKALARALSAVPTHVRFVGTDFNQRDLEAAMLAAGYRESTRTFFLWEGVTNYLTEAAVDTTLRWCSRASSGSLLLFTYVHLDVLRRPGAFIGTERLFASLAKVGETLTFGMEPSKLPGFLATRGLSLESDRGAAEYRELYYRDAARKMRGHEFYRVALARVGPPDSR; via the coding sequence ATGCGGGAAGGGCACGCCAGTCGTACCGCGGAACACAACGCGCTCTTCCGCGCGCTCGAGTCGTCTCTCCCCGAGCGCCAACGGCTTTTCACAGATCCCCTTGCTCGAGCCTTCCTGACCTGGCCGTTCGCTCTCGTCGCCCGACTTGCCGGCCTTCCCGTTCTTCGGAAGTTCCCGCCATGGTTCATCGACACCCGCTGGCCGGGCGTCCGTTCCTCCGTGGTCGCGCGCACCAGGCTCATCGACGATACGATCGCGGCCTCCCTTGGAGAACACCCCGAGCAGCTCGTCATCCTTGGCGCGGGATTCGACTCTCGAGCGTACCGCCTGCCTGGCTTGGGCGGCATCACCGTCTTCGAAGTCGACCACCCAGATACACAGACAACCAAACGAAAGGCGCTGGCGCGCGCGCTTTCCGCCGTGCCGACCCACGTTCGGTTCGTGGGCACCGACTTCAACCAGCGCGACCTGGAGGCGGCCATGCTCGCGGCTGGCTACCGCGAGTCGACGCGCACGTTCTTTCTCTGGGAAGGCGTCACCAACTACCTCACGGAAGCCGCCGTCGACACCACTCTACGATGGTGTTCGCGCGCATCGTCCGGCAGCCTGCTCCTCTTCACGTATGTTCACCTCGACGTGCTAAGGAGGCCAGGCGCCTTCATCGGTACGGAAAGGCTTTTCGCTTCTCTTGCAAAAGTCGGCGAGACGCTGACGTTCGGAATGGAGCCGAGCAAGTTGCCGGGGTTCCTTGCCACACGCGGCCTGTCCCTAGAGAGCGATCGAGGCGCCGCGGAGTACCGGGAGCTCTACTACAGAGACGCGGCACGCAAGATGCGCGGGCATGAGTTCTATCGCGTTGCCCTCGCCCGCGTGGGGCCGCCTGACAGCCGTTGA